A window of Nerophis ophidion isolate RoL-2023_Sa linkage group LG17, RoL_Noph_v1.0, whole genome shotgun sequence contains these coding sequences:
- the sec16a gene encoding protein transport protein Sec16A isoform X2: MQPPPQTGLPRASGPPPPSGPNMFRRTRPQKAAAGIASHSMPPSTQPMTDPFAFVRGPPPSMAADGFPVPNSTSLLLQAPPDTTSTLVGLGLPPLPHTLENVPAAPSAPLPSSLPGVPMFSPHSAANPGAYPAPSHTVYAPSHSEQSYLNSRAQPTFMATEPPSVPSAPVQSQTFNQDIHGQSPPQFVSFQPLPPATTSSHRSSDHGSRPPSVQNYFQPTNDPPQQPFMYPSNTPTPPTQLGHPQIQNPIPHQNLVNAPSSQWAGPNTTQQNNSHSHNQTYQMPSSAPHEPWFNQAPRDPAYHQMGTAPVHLQPNSDSRAHQASNTAPQNGGSASATVSYSQNSGTLSMFFNDNDVENEETLAGERSNVINGIPESLQPVSKPRVVPPAHNVPADVPFDNQGSCFQDNSHIPYMSDGNATPHANSSDSHYDHVENFECVPNQEVLPSETQDTLEVNTFETGPNLETPDSIPRPMRSASASSNYSNMSHGSGTVSRLHPGVVGTFIQQESPRPTDDTNSPPATSAAAGGYFEQIDSFPAGDVATQQKSSEQMLSATPSPPKPTGNFQASANSSFEPVRSHGVGVRPIEIDRAKMVAEAGTDAASGNLEQPPDNMENIYGPGHPLPVGVPHLSNPTVQSLSRPSSRTFGASRPCDSPATTLWAHGDPTSLATNILLVPAAPTVLAPLREPSADVIQPPEDGPLELHPQRIQPTPQQHLENLENPPKVSELDASDSQGNLGYASLLLSDSLQQPVLIAPPVSNYNVIPPTAPVQGASQGTPTVRTKSAGTSHSTALPQNQNPLCSPASTSNPAPLDLTLDGEAATSGVASSQPHTVRPPFSQGQSLSVDPHFGHQVNYATSLAAASVTNHNQPSNYELLDFSMHQSQSKNQAPSHPPALHESPQFSNGFYMQVTKDAQRGVRVEENVQVQPASSSTTQVPLASSSIPGARPTSAANTPQPQLEPPRRPESNETTQRQSVSAVPMEGAPPLSGQYPNPVLGPATAGAGPATAGALPAAGPRPATGPPGPPGALPHGSSQLAPAEPPRPPSSAGSQQGYGVPHPGSGQMYGSYYGSYGEYPDGLASYAPGPYPPGDPRAQQYYHDGSNRGRGDPWFGRYEGPNPAYRDPNYQYKEPQQERPNSRASQYSDRPPSRQGYPDDYHRANQSAYDEYYANYAKHYEYAGYNYGQIDPRYRAYYDQSYWSTYDDSYRGRENYYNQQMYPTRKEGYDDQWRYYPGYDSSFDDDYRRRGEAYNDDFDRRSVHSEQSAHSGHSSHSHHSRRSSFSSRSQQSQVYRSQPDLVSAGYDATSSTLAVDYSYGQYPNQTDASQNYEQYLYPSGYKADSTWVATEQPPPRPVTPEKFTMPHRCARFGPGGHLVQVLPNLPSAGQPALVDIHNLETMMQKTSDQEELRAFPGPLLKEETHKVDVIKFSQNKALACSYDDNLLDRDSARLLWDFIVLLCRQNGTVVGTDIADLLLKEHRSVWLPGKSPNEANLIDFNNEPLARAEEEPGTGPLSLLSDTFMTVPENVGKETERFRELLLFGRKKDALEAAMKGGLWGHALLLASKMDNRTHARVMTRFANSLPINDPLQTVYQLMSGRMPASATCCGEAKWGDWRPHLAMVLSNLTHTLDLDTRTITTMGDTLASKGLIDAAHFCYLMAQVGLGVYTKKSTKMVLIGSNHSLSFFDFATNEAIQRTEAYEYAQSLGSQPCSLPNFQVFKLIYACRLAEAGLSAQAFHYCEVISRTVLMQPSHYSPVFISQVIQMSEKLRFFDPQLKERPEQEWFNEPDWLIQLRQLDGQIRTGAITYNPDRITPTQFSSSSPSSDLEHPSPAEPYNMSMDVDGPTADNPLMSSLLPGSPPQGVQLMPPAPTSILQDGMAQSQPPGNMPEFYPVPPSGAPGHIPMSGYPPQDPTYGHPHFHPPPEQSEMYPGAYQQPCHSPSQVSQMSPLMPPPQVPHSPVQMSHQLPAHMPPSPGHVPSHEPPSHIHHEMHMTQSISSSPRKFSLTPQMDFYDHMAQLGPGRRSRTTSQSSVHRASGRRSRTTSESSTHSGGRERSNSAVKQASPPPPSIPEQPRKEETKKAKKDSPKKSGGGVGWLTWLYRKGKNEAHLPDDKNKSIVWDGTKQKWVDLNEPEEESKLLPPPPPGFPKMAPMPAVAGPASSPSSGPPVNMFSRRAGIRSRYVDVLNPGVAAKPAGLAPAPPMDLFAPLAPMSMPANLFVPSSAPYDQQPLEGSEGSNQEQTSSNSSVPQMFNPTLLPPVPQGPSVHDGSLSGESRPSLRNASVGGGTFS, translated from the exons ATGCAGCCTCCTCCTCAGACTGGACTTCCGAGAGCTTCCGGCCCCCCTCCTCCTTCTGGGCCCAATATGTTCCGCAGGACCAGGCCTCAAAAGGCTGCGGCAGGGATAGCGTCTCACTCAATGCCACCTTCTACCCAACCCATGACGGATCCCTTTGCTTTTGTCCGAGGTCCCCCTCCTTCTATGGCTGCAGATGGTTTCCCAGTACCAAACAGCACCTCTCTTTTATTGCAAGCCCCACCTGACACCACCTCTACCCTGGTGGGTTTAGGTTTGCCTCCGCTGCCGCACACATTGGAGAATGTCCCAGCTGCTCCATCTGCCCCCTTGCCGTCCTCTCTGCCCGGCGTGCCCATGTTCAGCCCTCATAGTGCAGCCAATCCTGGAGCTTATCCTGCCCCAAGTCATACTGTTTATGCCCCTTCACATTCTGAACAGAGTTACCTTAACTCGAGAGCGCAACCGACATTCATGGCCACAGAACCGCCGTCTGTGCCGTCAGCTCCAGTACAAAGTCAGACTTTTAATCAGGATATTCACGGGCAGTCTCCTCCTCAGTTTGTCTCCTTTCAGCCTTTGCCTCCTGCTACCACTTCTTCCCATAGGTCTTCTGACCATGGAAGTCGCCCCCCATCTGTTCAGAATTATTTTCAGCCTACCAATGACCCTCCACAACAGCCTTTTATGTACCCGTCGAATACTCCCACCCCTCCAACACAACTTGGTCATCCCCAAATACAGAATCCTATTCCTCATCAGAACCTTGTAAACGCCCCCAGCTCTCAATGGGCTGGACCAAATACAACCCAACAGAATAACTCACATTCCCACAACCAGACCTACCAAATGCCCAGTTCTGCCCCGCATGAGCCATGGTTCAACCAAGCGCCACGTGACCCAGCCTACCACCAAATGGGAACTGCCCCGGTCCATCTGCAGCCAAACTCTGATAGTAGAGCCCATCAAGCGTCAAACACAGCTCCCCAGAATGGCGGCTCTGCCTCAGCAACAGTCTCATACTCACAGAATTCTGGCACACTCTCTATGTTTTTTAATGACAATGATGTAGAAAATGAAGAAACTTTGGCTGGAGAGAGAAGTAATGTCATAAATGGTATTCCTGAATCTTTGCAACCTGTGAGTAAGCCACGAGTTGTTCCACCTGCCCACAATGTTCCTGCAGATGTTCCGTTTGATAACCAAGGATCATGTTTTCAGGACAATTCTCACATACCATACATGAGTGACGGAAATGCCACACCACATGCAAATTCCTCTGATTCCCATTATGACCATGTAGAGAACTTTGAATGTGTCCCAAATCAGGAGGTATTGCCCAGTGAAACTCAAGATACTCTTGAAGTTAACACATTTGAAACTGGGCCTAACCTGGAGACTCCTGATTCTATTCCCAGACCAATGAGGTCTGCTAGTGCATCATCTAACTACAGTAATATGAGTCACGGAAGTGGGACTGTTAGCCGTCTACATCCGGGTGTAGTTGGTACCTTTATTCAGCAGGAAAGCCCTCGACCTACTGATGATACAAACTCTCCTCCTGCCACTTCTGCTGCTGCTGGAGGTTACTTTGAACAGATTGACTCTTTTCCAGCTGGAGATGTGGCAACGCAGCAGAAGTCTTCGGAGCAGATGTTGTCCGCAACACCGAGCCCCCCAAAACCAACCGGCAACTTTCAGGCCAGTGCAAACAGCTCCTTTGAGCCTGTTCGCTCACATGGGGTCGGGGTGCGGCCAATCGAGATTGATAGAGCAAAAATGGTTGCAGAAGCTGGCACTGACGCTGCTTCTGGCAACCTGGAGCAGCCACCAGATAATATGGAAAATATTTATGGGCCAGGACACCCTCTCCCTGTCGGTGTTCCTCACCTGTCAAACCCCACAGTTCAGTCACTCTCACGACCCTCATCGCGTACTTTTGGTGCCAGTCGGCCATGTGACAGCCCCGCTACTACTTTATGGGCTCACGGTGACCCTACGAGCTTGGCCACTAACATTCTTTTAGTGCCTGCCGCCCCGACTGTTCTTGCACCTCTAAGGGAGCCTAGTGCTGATGTCATTCAGCCTCCAGAGGATGGCCCACTGGAACTTCATCCTCAGAGAATCCAACCAACACCACAGCAACATTTAGAGAACCTTGAAAACCCACCAAAGGTGAGTGAGTTAGATGCATCAGACTCCCAAGGCAACCTGGGCTACGCCTCTCTCCTGCTTTCCGATTCGCTACAGCAGCCTGTTCTGATTGCGCCACCTGTGTCTAATTACAATGTAATCCCCCCTACTGCCCCTGTGCAAGGGGCAAGTCAGGGTACCCCAACTGTGAGAACAAAAAGTGCAGGTACATCCCACTCAACTGCACTGCCCCAGAATCAGAATCCACTTTGCTCACCTGCCTCTACCTCAAACCCTGCCCCGCTCGATCTGACCCTCGACGGAGAAGCGGCAACTTCAGGAGTGGCTTCGTCACAACCTCATACAGTCCGTCCGCCTTTTTCTCAAGGCCAGTCATTGAGTGTAGACCCCCACTTTGGCCACCAAGTTAATTATGCGACTTCTCTTGCCGCTGCTTCTGTCACCAATCACAATCAGCCCTCAAATTATGAACTGCTTGATTTTTCTATGCACCAATCACAAAGCAAAAATCAAGCACCTAGCCATCCTCCGGCTTTACACGAGTCTCCACAGTTTAGTAATGGATTTTACATGCAGGTCACCAAAGATGCACAGCGAGGGGTAAGAGTGGAAGAGAATGTACAGGTACAGCCAGCTTCATCATCCACCACACAGGTGCCACTGGCATCTTCATCAATTCCAGGAGCCCGACCGACGTCAGCTGCTAACACTCCGCAGCCACAACTGGAACCTCCAAGAAGGCCAGAATCAAATGAAACAACACAGAGACAAAGTGTGTCAGCTGTTCCAATGGAGGGAGCACCGCCACTGTCTGGCCAGTATCCAAATCCAGTACTTGGTCCTGCCACTGCAGGTGCTGGTCCTGCTACTGCAGGTGCTCTTCCTGCTGCAGGTCCACGCCCTGCTACAGGTCCACCTGGACCTCCTGGGGCACTGCCTCATGGGTCTTCCCAGCTAGCTCCAGCTGAGCCACCTCGACCACCTTCTTCTGCTGGCAGTCAGCAGGGTTATGGTGTCCCTCATCCTGGGTCGGGGCAGATGTACGGAAGCTATTATGGAAGCTATGGAGAATACCCAGATGGCCTAGCATCGTATGCTCCTGGGCCATACCCACCTGGGGATCCTAGAGCTCAGCAGTATTATCAC GATGGATCAAATAGAGGCAGAGGAGATCCGTGGTTTGGCAGATACGAGGGCCCGAACCCAGCATACCGTGACCCAAACTATCAGTATAAAGAGCCTCAGCAGGAGCGACCCAATTCCAGGGCTAGTCAGTATTCTGATAGACCACCATCCAG GCAAGGCTATCCTGATGACTACCACAGAGCGAACCAAAGTGCCTATGATGAATATTATGCAAATTACGCCAAACACTATGAATATGCAG GATACAACTATGGACAAATTGATCCCAGATACAGAGCATATTATGACCAGTCCTACTGGTCCACTTATGATGACAGCTACAGAGGGAGAGAAAACTACTACAATCAACAAATGTATCCTACTAG GAAAGAAGGCTATGATGACCAGTGGCGGTACTACCCTGGTTATGATAGTAGTTTCGATGATGATTACCGCCGGCGTGGAGAGGCATACAATGACGACTTTGACCGACGCAGTGTACATAGTGAGCAGTCGGCACACAGCGGGCACAGCTCTCATAGCCACCACAGCAGGCGTAGCAGTTTCAGCTCAAGGTCGCAACAG AGTCAGGTGTACAGGAGCCAGCCAGACTTGGTGTCAGCAGGCTATGATGCCACATCATCCACTTTAGCAGTGGATTATTCCTACGGACAGTATCCCAACCAGACGGATGCCTCCCAGAACTACGAGCAGTATCTGTATCCCTCTGGCTACAAAGCAGACAGCACCTGGGTTGCCACTGAACAGC CGCCACCACGTCCAGTAACCCCAGAGAAGTTTACAATGCCCCACCGTTGTGCCCGCTTTGGACCTGGTGGTCATCTGGTTCAGGTTCTGCCTAATCTTCCCTCAGCTGGTCAACCTGCTCTTGTTGATATTCACAACCTTGAG ACTATGATGCAGAAAACTTCGGATCAGGAAGAACTACGAGCCTTTCCTGGACCTCTTCTTAA GGAGGAAACTCACAAGGTTGACGTTATAAAGTTCTCCCAGAATAAAGCACTGGCATGTTCCTATGACGACAACCTCTTAGACCGGGACTCTGCTCGCCTACTTTGGGACTTTATTGTTTTGCTGTGTAGACAAAATGGG ACTGTAGTTGGCACAGATATTGCTGACCTGTTGTTGAAAGAGCATCGCTCTGTGTGGCTACCCGGCAAGAGTCCTAATGAAGCAAATTTAATTGATTTCAACAATGAACCACTGGCAAGAGCGGAGGAGGAGCCAGGAACTGGGCCGCTGTCCCTTCTGTCAGACACTTTCATGACGGTCCCAGAAAACGTTGGCAAAGAAACTGAACGCTTTAGAGAGTTGCTATTGTTTGGCCGCAAGAAG GATGCACTTGAAGCTGCTATGAAGGGAGGTCTCTGGGGACACGCCCTCCTTTTGGCCAGCAAGATGGACAACAGGACACACGCACGTGTAATGACAAG GTTCGCCAACAGTTTGCCTATTAATGACCCTCTCCAGACAGTGTATCAGCTCATGTCAGGGAGAATGCCTGCATCAGCTACT TGTTGCGGTGAGGCAAAGTGGGGCGATTGGCGCCCTCACCTGGCCATGGTGCTATCAAACCTGACACACACGTTGGACCTTGATACACGCACTATCACAACTATGGGAGACACTCTTG CTTCAAAGGGGCTCATTGATGCAGCACACTTCTGCTACTTGATGGCTCAAGTTGGCCTTGGTGTATACACGAAAAAGAGCACCAAGATGGTTCTGATAGGCTCCAACCACAG TTTGTCTTTCTTCGACTTTGCAACCAACGAAGCAATCCAGAGGACAGAAGCCTATGAGTACGCTCAATCTCTGGGCTCCCAGCCTTGCTCACTGCCCAATTTTCAG GTTTTCAAGTTGATCTATGCATGCCGTTTGGCTGAAGCAGGTCTGAGTGCACAGGCCTTCCACTACTGTGAAGTCATCTCTCGGACTGTCCTTATGCAGCCGTCCCATTACTCCCCCGTTTTCATTAGCCAAGTCATCCAG ATGTCTGAAAAGCTCCGATTCTTTGACCCACAACTGAAAGAGAGGCCAGAGCAGGAATGGTTCAATGAGCCAGATTGGCTGATCCAGCTCAGACAGCTGGATGGGCAGATCAGG ACTGGGGCAATTACTTATAACCCCGACAGAATTACTCCAACACAGTTTTCCAGCAGCAGCCCAAGCTCAGATCTCGAGCACCCCAGTCCAGCTGAACCTTACAACATGTCAATGGATGTGGATGGCCCCACCGCTGACAATCCATTGATGAGCTCATTGCTGCCTGGGTCTCCACCACAGGGTGTACAGCTGATGCCGCCAG CTCCTACCTCCATTCTCCAAGATGGAATGGCCCAGTCTCAGCCCCCTGGCAACATGCCTGAATTCTACCCAGTTCCACCAAGTGGAGCACCCGGACATATTCCTATGTCAGGCTACCCTCCTCAGGATCCCACATATGGTCATCCCCACTTCCATCCTCCACCTGAGCAGTCAGAAATGTATCCAGGAGCTTATCAGCAACCATGCCACTCACCCTCTCAAGTGAGCCAGATGTCACCACTCATGCCCCCACCCCAGGTGCCGCATTCACCGGTGCAAATGAGCCATCAGCTGCCTGCGCACATGCCACCGTCACCTGGGCATGTTCCCTCCCACGAGCCCCCGTCTCACATCCACCATGAGATGCATATGACTCAATCAATATCCAGCTCCCCACGCAAATTCTCCCTCACACCTCAGATGGACTTCTATGACCACATGGCACAGCTG GGTCCCGGAAGGAGATCCAGGACTACTTCGCAGTCTTCGGTGCACCGG GCTTCGGGGCGTCGTTCTCGTACTACATCTGAGTCTTCGACTCATTCCGGAGGGCGTGAGAGAAGTAATTCGGCTGTCAAGCAGGCCTCTCCTCCGCCTCCCTCTATTCCTGAACAGCCCCGCAAAGAGGAGACGAAGAAAGCTAAAAAGGACTCCCCCAAAAAG AGTGGTGGCGGCGTGGGCTGGCTGACGTGGCTTTACAGGAAGGGCAAGAATGAGGCTCACTTACCAGATGATAAAAACAAATCT ATTGTGTGGGACGGAACGAAGCAGAAATGGGTAGACTTAAACGAGCCAGAGGAGGAG AGTAAGCTCCTTCCACCACCTCCTCCTGGGTTCCCCAAGATGGCTCCCATGCCTGCTGTTGCAGGGCCTGCATCATCCCCAAGCAGCGGTCCTCCAGTAAACATGTTCTCCAGGAGAGCCG GCATTAGGAGTCGATATGTGGATGTGCTCAACCCCGGTGTAGCTGCTAAACCAGCCGGATTGGCTCCTGCTCCTCCTATGGACCTTTTTGCTCCTCTTGCACCAATGTCAATGCCTGCAAACCTATTTGTGCCTAGTTCAG CTCCCTATGATCAACAACCTCTAGAGGGCAGTGAAGGGTCGAATCAGGAACAGACCTCATCAAACAGCTCGGTTCCACAG ATGTTCAATCCAACGCTGTTACCGCCTGTCCCACAAGGTCCTTCTGTGCATGATGGGTCGCTTTCTGGAGAG AGTCGTCCAAGCCTGAGGAATGCATCTGTAGGGGGTGGCACCTTTTCGTAA